Part of the Sulfolobales archaeon genome, ACTTATAAAAGAGTTTATAATAGATCTTCCAAAAGATCATGTGTATTCATCTGCAGAATTCATGTATCTACTAGGTGCGAGATTAGAAAGACTTGGAGTAGATTCTATAGCTAGAACTTCTTTTAGAAGAAAAACACCTGTATTCGTACCTGCTATAGTAGATTCAGGTTATGGAATAGCATATATACTAGCTTTAAAAGAGAAGGGTTCTAGAATTATAATAGATCAATTCAAAGACTTCGAACAACTCGTAGCAATATCAGAGAGAGCTGGAGATAGTGGTGTCATATATATAGGCGGCGGTGTTCCCAAAGATCTGATACAATTAATTGCAGTAGCCAGAGCCTTAATAGAGGAGATGAGAAGCGGTAGAGAAAGTGTGAGACCTCATAAGTATGCTGTTCAGATTACAACAGATCTACCTCAGTGGGGTGGTTTGAGTGGGGCAACTCTTGAAGAGGCTGTAAGCTGGGGTAAGGTGAGGGTTTCTGATTCAGCTGGTGTTAATGTTGATGCTACAATTGCTCTTCCAATACTCGCAGTAGGTTTGAAGGAGATTAATATACAAAGAGAGAAGAAAGATCTATCTTTTGTGTTTCAAAGCGTAGAGAAATATGTTGAAAAGATCTGATCTTTCTCGGAGGAGAAATATTTTTAATTGTAATATTAGATGGGATCAGGAGTATAAATACAGTTATGTAAAAGGTCCTATAATATCAAGAGATCATGTTGAACTTATATATCAAGCTTT contains:
- a CDS encoding deoxyhypusine synthase family protein, which produces MEDVKTSREYFFRERVEVFRPDKISSLRDLLQSMAKTAYQGRKLGEIFEIIRRMLEDRDLIIYMGLAGSMATAGMWGIISWFIEKGYIDVLVSTGANVSEDIYAGLGFPYGRGSPCTDDELLLKNKIDRFYDVYADEYMYREMERLIKEFIIDLPKDHVYSSAEFMYLLGARLERLGVDSIARTSFRRKTPVFVPAIVDSGYGIAYILALKEKGSRIIIDQFKDFEQLVAISERAGDSGVIYIGGGVPKDLIQLIAVARALIEEMRSGRESVRPHKYAVQITTDLPQWGGLSGATLEEAVSWGKVRVSDSAGVNVDATIALPILAVGLKEINIQREKKDLSFVFQSVEKYVEKI